Proteins found in one Pocillopora verrucosa isolate sample1 chromosome 12, ASM3666991v2, whole genome shotgun sequence genomic segment:
- the LOC136277122 gene encoding uncharacterized protein produces MGNLPTERLKPAPPWSSTGIDLFGPYKIRDEVKKRTTSKAYGVIFNCLGTRAVYLDIAADYSTDKFLMVFRRFVSLHGYPSKLFSDNGTQLVAANKELSNMTKTWDWNKLKGFGITEGFEWIFTSADAPWQNGVTEALIRSVKRAINASIGDSTLTFSELQTVLHEVANLLNERPIGRHPASPDDGAYLCPNDLLLGRATARIPSGMIFDERASNRKRFSFVQTIISSF; encoded by the coding sequence ATGGGCAACCTTCCAACTGAAAGGCTGAAACCAGCCCCTCCATGGAGCAGTACAGGCATCGATTTGTTTGGACCTTACAAGATTCGCgatgaagtaaagaaaagaacaacatCTAAGGCGTATGGAGTGATATTCAACTGTCTAGGGACAAGAGCAGTTTACTTGGATATAGCAGCAGACTATAGTACAGACAAATTCCTAATGGTCTTCAGACGATTCGTGTCACTACATGGTTACCCATCTAAGCTATTCTCAGATAACGGTACCCAACTCGTCGCAGCAAATAAAGAGCTTTCTAATATGACCAAGACTTGGGATTGGAACAAACTAAAAGGTTTTGGCATAACTGAGGGATTTGAGTGGATCTTTACATCTGCAGACGCACCCTGGCAGAACGGAGTCACAGAAGCTCTCATAAGATCTGTAAAACGAGCTATTAACGCTTCTATTGGCGATAGTACCTTAACATTCTCAGAGTTACAAACAGTACTTCACGAGGTCGCCAACTTGCTGAATGAAAGACCAATAGGAAGGCACCCTGCGTCACCTGATGACGGTGCATATCTTTGCCCAAACGATCTTTTGCTTGGTAGAGCAACGGCACGAATACCAAGTGGCATGATCTTTGACGAGCGAGCGAGTAATAGAAAACGGTTTTCGTTCGTACAAACGATAATATCTTCTTTCTAG